GGCCCGAAAGGAACCGTGCGATGCAGGTGCTCTACACATCACGATTCGCCAAGGCCAGCGGGCCGGGCGGCATCGTGCGCGCCCTCGATTGGCGTCCGCTGGTTCTTCGCCTGGCCCACGGCTGAGGCCCACCCTTTCCCGTTCATCCCGATTCGTTCCGTTTCACTTTCTGCGATGCCGCGTGCGCGTTCGAGCCGAGCGCGTGCGTGGCGGGAGCGTGCATCATGACCGAGCACCAGCGTCCCCGCGCCGTCCCCGCCCGGGTCCCCGTGTCGTCCGCCCACGCCGTCGAGGGCGTCGTGCGCCTGCTCGCGCCCGAGGACGTGCGGCCCGGCCAGTTCGTGGCGGTCTTCGTGGTCCACCGCGAGGCCTTCCGCGTCGACGAGTGCACCGGGCAGATCGAGCGGCAGGGCGTCGCGGTCCTGCCCGAGGTGGCCCAGCACGAGTTCGGCCCGGCCCACCCCGGCGGGCCGGCGGGCACGCCGCTGCTGGTCGTCGCCGTCGCGCTGCCCTTCGTGGTCGTGCGCCGGCCGGCGATCGCCGTGGCGGCGCCGGTATCGGCCGACCCCGACGAGGGGCCGCCCGAGCCGGGCCCTTCGCCGGTCGCCACGCTCGACCTGCGCCAGGTCTCGCTGGCCGAGGTGGGCGAGGCCTACGCCCGGGCGTTCGCCAGCGCCCACGCGCCCCAGGGCGCGGGCGCACCGGCCGGGGCCGAGGGCGGCGAGGAAGGCGGCGATGGCGGGGGTCCGGACGAGTCCGGCCCGCCGGACGCCCCGGCCCCGCGCCGGGGCCTGGCGGCCCGCCTGCGCATGGCCCGGTGGCGGGAATAAACCCCCGGCGCGCCGTCCTCTCCCCGCTGGACGCCGCCGGGGGCCTCGCCATGGGGCGGGCGCCCCGCCGGGGGCGCGTTCCGCACACCCGCAGGAGACCCCGCCATGCCCAAGCCCGCCACTTCGACCCCCATCCGCACCGCCATCGCCACCGGCCTGCTGGCCGCCTCGCTCGCGCTCACCGCCTGCGCCATCACGGCCCCGGGCGACACCGCCGCCATGACCCCCGCCGACGCCCAGCGCCTGGCGAGCGCCGCCGACGGGGCCGAGGTGGTCGCCGTTGTCATGCGGGCGGACTGGTGCGGCCCGTGCAGGCAACTCGAGCCGAAGTTCGAGGAGGCCCTGGCCGCCCTGCCCGCCGGCCGCGTCCGCGTGATCGAGGCCGACTACACCGACCGGCGCGACCCGAGCGCCACGCAGACGCTCCAGGGCGCGGGCCTGGCGAGCCTGGCCGAGACCAACGGCGGGGCCACCGGCGTGGTCTACCTGCTGGACGCCGATTCGGGCGAGGTCCTGGGCCGGATCGCCGGCGGGGGCGCGAGCGTCGAGGAGATCCGCCGGACCCTCGACGACGCGCTGGCGCAGGCGGGCTGAGGCGCCGCGACGCGGGCGCACGCCAACCGCCGCGGCCCGAACGGGCGCCGCGGCGGGGCGATGGGGTTCGTGCGAAGCGCTCGCGACTTAGGCCGCCTGCTCCCCCGACTGGCTCCCGTTGCCCACGCCCAATTGGACGTTCTTCTCGGGGCCGTAGACCAGCTTGTCGGTCTGCTGGGCGTCGATGGCGTAGACGGCCTTGTCGATGCCAAAGGGCAGGCTCTCGTC
This is a stretch of genomic DNA from Phycisphaerales bacterium. It encodes these proteins:
- a CDS encoding thioredoxin domain-containing protein, whose product is MPKPATSTPIRTAIATGLLAASLALTACAITAPGDTAAMTPADAQRLASAADGAEVVAVVMRADWCGPCRQLEPKFEEALAALPAGRVRVIEADYTDRRDPSATQTLQGAGLASLAETNGGATGVVYLLDADSGEVLGRIAGGGASVEEIRRTLDDALAQAG